One stretch of Pseudomonas fragi DNA includes these proteins:
- a CDS encoding dihydrofolate reductase encodes MKKSLPLSLIAALAENRVIGVDNSMPWHLPADFKYFKATTLGKPIIMGRKTWDSLGRPLPGRLNLVVSRQTDLQLEGAEVFASLQDAVARAEAWAQEQGVSEVMLIGGAQLYTQGLVDADRLYLTRVGLSPEGDAWFPEFDQAQWKLVSEELHGAADDKPAFSFEVWERA; translated from the coding sequence ATGAAAAAATCACTCCCCCTTAGCCTGATCGCGGCACTTGCTGAAAACCGTGTGATTGGCGTCGACAACAGCATGCCGTGGCATTTGCCGGCGGATTTCAAATATTTCAAGGCCACCACCCTGGGCAAGCCGATCATCATGGGTCGCAAGACCTGGGATTCGCTGGGGCGCCCGTTACCGGGCCGTTTGAACCTGGTGGTCAGTCGTCAGACTGATTTGCAGCTCGAAGGTGCCGAGGTGTTTGCCTCGCTGCAGGACGCTGTTGCGCGAGCCGAAGCATGGGCGCAAGAGCAGGGCGTGAGCGAAGTGATGCTGATTGGCGGCGCACAGCTGTACACCCAGGGTTTGGTGGATGCCGACCGCTTGTACCTGACGCGTGTGGGCCTGAGCCCGGAGGGGGATGCGTGGTTCCCTGAGTTCGATCAGGCGCAGTGGAAGCTGGTGTCGGAAGAGCTGCATGGCGCCGCGGATGACAAGCCGGCGTTCAGCTTTGAGGTGTGGGAAAGGGCTTAA
- a CDS encoding L-cystine transporter, with product MNFPLILNLLVFLALLFGLSLTRHTAWSLAKKVLLALVIGVVFGLCLHLTYGTDSPTLKASIGWFDLVGSGYVQLLQMIVIPLVFASILSAVARLHNASSLGKISFLTIGTLLFTTMIAALIGIGLTNLFGLTADGLVAGAAEMSRLQVIQSDYAGKVSDLNVPQLLLSFIPQNPFADLARAKPTSIISVVIFAAFLGIAALQLFKDEPEKGGKILSAIDTLQAWVMRLVRLVMKLTPYGVLALMTKVVAMSNVQDIIKLGSFVVVSYIALALMFVIHGVIVSFSGVNPLRFFRKVWPVLTFAFTSRSSAASIPLSIEAQTRRLGIPSSIASFAASFGATIGQNGCAGLYPAMLAVMVAPTVGINPLDPVWIASLVAIVTLSSVGVAGVGGGATFAALIVLPAMGLPVSLVALLISVEPLIDMGRTALNVSGSMVAGTVTSQILHQTDKAILAEDDHGDLAHA from the coding sequence ATGAATTTCCCGCTGATCCTCAATCTGCTGGTGTTCCTCGCGTTGCTGTTCGGCTTGTCGCTGACCCGCCACACCGCGTGGAGCCTGGCGAAAAAAGTCTTGCTGGCGCTGGTTATAGGCGTGGTGTTCGGCCTGTGCCTGCACCTGACCTACGGTACAGACAGCCCGACCCTGAAAGCCTCCATCGGCTGGTTCGATCTGGTTGGCAGCGGCTATGTGCAATTGCTGCAAATGATCGTAATCCCGCTGGTATTCGCCTCGATCCTCAGCGCCGTGGCCCGTCTGCATAATGCCTCGTCTCTGGGCAAGATCAGCTTCCTGACCATCGGCACGCTGCTGTTCACCACCATGATCGCGGCACTGATCGGTATTGGCCTGACCAACCTGTTCGGCCTGACTGCCGATGGCCTGGTGGCCGGCGCGGCTGAAATGAGCCGCCTGCAAGTGATCCAGAGCGATTACGCGGGCAAGGTGTCGGACCTGAACGTGCCGCAACTACTGCTGTCTTTTATCCCGCAAAACCCGTTTGCCGATTTGGCCCGGGCCAAACCGACGTCGATCATCAGCGTGGTGATTTTCGCCGCATTCCTGGGCATCGCCGCGCTGCAGCTGTTCAAGGACGAGCCGGAAAAAGGCGGCAAGATCCTCAGCGCCATCGACACCCTGCAAGCCTGGGTGATGCGCCTGGTACGCCTGGTGATGAAACTGACCCCGTACGGCGTACTGGCCCTGATGACCAAAGTGGTCGCCATGTCCAACGTGCAGGACATCATCAAACTGGGCAGCTTCGTGGTGGTGTCCTACATCGCCCTGGCGCTGATGTTTGTGATTCACGGCGTGATCGTGTCGTTTTCCGGGGTTAACCCGCTGCGCTTCTTCCGCAAGGTATGGCCGGTACTGACCTTTGCCTTCACCAGCCGTTCGAGCGCAGCCAGCATCCCGTTGAGCATCGAAGCGCAAACCCGTCGCCTGGGCATTCCGTCTTCGATCGCCAGCTTTGCCGCTTCGTTTGGCGCGACCATTGGCCAGAACGGCTGTGCCGGTCTGTACCCGGCCATGCTGGCGGTGATGGTGGCCCCGACCGTGGGCATCAACCCGCTGGATCCGGTATGGATCGCTTCGCTGGTGGCTATTGTGACCTTGAGTTCGGTAGGCGTGGCCGGTGTGGGCGGTGGTGCAACCTTCGCGGCACTGATCGTGTTGCCGGCGATGGGCTTGCCGGTATCGCTGGTGGCGCTGCTGATTTCGGTTGAGCCCCTGATCGATATGGGCCGCACGGCGCTGAACGTGAGTGGTTCGATGGTGGCAGGTACCGTAACCAGCCAGATACTGCACCAGACCGACAAGGCCATTCTGGCTGAAGACGATCATGGTGATCTGGCGCACGCTTAA
- a CDS encoding phosphorylcholine phosphatase, whose protein sequence is MKLTAKLTALTLCMGLAGQALATELKHWPADQARQLDAMIAANANKGNFAVFDMDNTSYRNDLEEALLPFMENRGLITRDSLDPSLKLIPFKDTADHKESLFSYYYRLCEVDDMVCYPWVAQVFSGFTLQQLKGYVDELMASGKPVPVTYFEGDVVKTSEVQPPKVFTGQVELFNKLMENGIEVYVMTAASEELVRMVAADPKYGYNVKPQNVIGVSTLLKDRKTGELTTARKQISAGTYNEKANLGLELTPYLWTPATWMAGKQAAILTYIDQWKKPVLVGGDTPSSDGYMLFHGVDVAKGGVHLWINRKDKYMAQLEGMMAKNAAAQAKEGLPVTADKNWVIVKPDQIQ, encoded by the coding sequence ATGAAACTGACCGCCAAGTTGACCGCATTAACCCTGTGCATGGGGCTTGCCGGGCAGGCACTGGCCACCGAACTCAAGCACTGGCCCGCCGACCAGGCCAGGCAACTGGACGCCATGATCGCCGCCAACGCGAACAAGGGTAACTTCGCGGTCTTTGACATGGACAACACCAGCTACCGCAATGACCTGGAAGAAGCGCTGCTGCCGTTTATGGAAAACCGCGGCCTGATCACCCGGGACAGCCTCGACCCGTCGCTCAAGCTGATCCCGTTCAAGGACACGGCCGACCATAAGGAAAGCCTGTTCAGTTACTACTACCGCCTGTGCGAAGTGGACGACATGGTCTGTTACCCGTGGGTGGCCCAGGTGTTTTCCGGTTTTACCCTGCAGCAGCTCAAGGGCTATGTGGACGAGTTGATGGCGTCAGGCAAGCCAGTACCGGTGACTTACTTCGAGGGGGATGTGGTCAAGACCTCCGAGGTGCAGCCGCCCAAGGTGTTTACCGGGCAGGTGGAGCTGTTCAACAAGCTGATGGAGAACGGCATCGAGGTCTACGTGATGACCGCCGCCTCTGAAGAGCTGGTGCGCATGGTCGCGGCTGACCCCAAGTACGGCTACAACGTCAAACCGCAGAACGTGATTGGCGTGAGCACGCTGCTCAAGGACCGCAAGACGGGCGAACTCACCACCGCGCGCAAACAGATCAGCGCTGGCACCTACAACGAAAAAGCCAACCTGGGCCTGGAGCTGACCCCATACCTGTGGACCCCGGCCACCTGGATGGCGGGCAAGCAGGCGGCGATCCTGACCTATATCGACCAGTGGAAAAAACCGGTGCTGGTGGGCGGAGACACGCCGTCCAGTGACGGCTACATGCTGTTTCACGGTGTGGACGTGGCCAAGGGTGGCGTGCACTTGTGGATCAACCGCAAGGACAAATACATGGCACAGCTGGAAGGGATGATGGCCAAGAATGCGGCGGCGCAAGCCAAAGAGGGGTTGCCGGTAACAGCGGACAAGAACTGGGTGATCGTCAAGCCGGATCAGATCCAGTAA
- the ilvD gene encoding dihydroxy-acid dehydratase: MPDYRSKTSTHGRNMAGARALWRATGMKDADFKKPIIAIANSFTQFVPGHVHLKDMGQLVAREIERAGGVAKEFNTIAVDDGIAMGHDGMLYSLPSREIIADSVEYMVNAHCADAIVCISNCDKITPGMLMASLRLNIPVIFVSGGPMEAGKTKLASHGLDLVDAMVIAADSSASDEKVAEYERSACPTCGSCSGMFTANSMNCLTEALGLALPGNGSALATHSDREQLFLQAGRTIVDLCRQYYVENDESVLPRNIANFKAFENAMTLDIAMGGSTNTILHLLAAAQEAEIDFDLKDIDRLSRHVPQLCKVAPNIQKYHMEDVHRAGGIFSILGSLARGGLLHTDLPTVHSKTMAEGIAKWDITQTDDEAVHTFFRAGPAGIPTQTAFSQSTRWDTLDDDRENGCIRSVEHAYSQEGGLAVLYGNIALDGCVVKTAGVDESIHVFEGNAKIFESQDSAVRGILADEVQAGDIVIIRYEGPKGGPGMQEMLYPTSYLKSKGLGKACALLTDGRFSGGTSGLSIGHASPEAAAGGAIGLVQDGDKVLIDIPNRSINLLVSDEEMATRRAAQDKKGWKPVEVRPRKVTTALKAYALLATSADKGAVRDKALLDKLVP; this comes from the coding sequence ATGCCTGACTATCGTTCGAAAACCTCCACCCACGGCCGCAACATGGCCGGCGCCCGCGCTTTGTGGCGCGCCACGGGGATGAAAGATGCCGACTTTAAAAAGCCGATCATCGCCATTGCCAACTCCTTTACCCAGTTCGTACCCGGCCACGTCCACCTCAAGGACATGGGCCAGCTGGTTGCCCGCGAGATCGAGCGCGCTGGCGGCGTGGCCAAGGAGTTCAACACCATTGCCGTGGACGACGGCATTGCCATGGGCCATGACGGCATGCTGTATTCGCTGCCAAGCCGCGAAATCATCGCCGACTCCGTGGAGTACATGGTCAACGCCCACTGCGCCGACGCCATTGTGTGCATTTCCAACTGCGACAAGATCACCCCTGGCATGCTGATGGCCTCGTTGCGCCTCAACATCCCGGTGATTTTCGTTTCGGGCGGGCCGATGGAAGCGGGCAAGACCAAGCTCGCCAGCCACGGTCTGGACCTGGTAGACGCCATGGTCATCGCCGCCGACTCCAGCGCTTCTGACGAGAAGGTTGCCGAGTACGAGCGCAGCGCTTGCCCGACGTGCGGGTCGTGCTCCGGCATGTTCACCGCCAACTCGATGAACTGCCTGACCGAAGCCCTGGGCCTGGCCCTGCCGGGCAATGGCTCGGCTCTGGCCACCCACAGCGACCGCGAGCAACTGTTCCTGCAGGCCGGCCGCACCATCGTCGACCTGTGCCGCCAGTACTATGTCGAGAATGACGAGTCGGTTCTGCCGCGTAACATCGCCAACTTCAAGGCATTTGAAAACGCCATGACGCTGGACATCGCCATGGGCGGTTCGACCAACACCATCCTGCACTTGCTGGCCGCCGCCCAGGAAGCCGAGATCGATTTCGACCTTAAAGACATCGACCGCCTGTCGCGCCATGTGCCGCAACTGTGCAAAGTGGCGCCGAACATTCAGAAGTACCATATGGAAGACGTGCACCGTGCCGGCGGCATTTTCTCCATTCTCGGTTCGCTGGCCCGTGGCGGCCTGCTGCACACCGACCTGCCGACCGTACACAGCAAGACCATGGCTGAAGGCATCGCCAAATGGGATATCACCCAGACTGACGACGAAGCCGTGCACACATTCTTCCGTGCAGGCCCGGCCGGTATCCCGACGCAAACCGCGTTCAGCCAGTCAACGCGCTGGGACACCCTGGACGACGACCGTGAAAACGGCTGCATCCGCAGTGTCGAGCATGCCTACTCGCAAGAAGGCGGCCTGGCCGTGCTGTACGGCAACATCGCGCTGGATGGCTGCGTGGTCAAAACCGCCGGGGTCGACGAGTCGATCCACGTGTTCGAAGGCAACGCCAAGATCTTCGAAAGCCAGGACAGCGCCGTGCGCGGCATTCTGGCAGACGAAGTGCAGGCCGGTGACATCGTGATCATCCGTTACGAAGGCCCGAAAGGCGGCCCGGGCATGCAGGAAATGCTCTACCCGACTTCGTACCTGAAATCCAAAGGTCTGGGCAAAGCCTGCGCACTGCTCACCGACGGTCGTTTCTCGGGCGGTACTTCGGGCCTGTCCATCGGCCATGCTTCACCTGAAGCGGCTGCGGGCGGCGCGATTGGTCTGGTGCAGGACGGCGACAAGGTGCTGATCGACATTCCGAACCGTTCGATCAACCTGCTGGTCAGCGACGAAGAAATGGCTACACGCCGCGCCGCGCAAGACAAGAAAGGCTGGAAGCCGGTGGAAGTGCGGCCGCGTAAAGTCACCACAGCCCTCAAGGCCTACGCCTTGCTGGCTACCAGCGCCGACAAAGGCGCGGTGCGTGATAAGGCGTTGCTGGATAAGCTGGTGCCGTAA
- a CDS encoding DUF4153 domain-containing protein translates to MLTLNRSVKTSLAIGLIQGLLLWLASTLTDPGVRVALATVVLVGGINLLLLGDNVRQRGTAWLVVGLTVVVAAISTWVFVDGDRQLFNNRWLTGSWTFFSLVIVYVCTVFILSWPTREGRYPRYEDLFRHAWDTVFIVLLGLLLNVVFWGLLLLWGNLFKMLGIVALNRLFSTEGFICVSSAMVFALGLNMGRENDRIIGLLRGILLTLCRFLLPLGALIAIVFTFALPFTGLEPIWNTGYSTPIMLWLVAVNLFLLNGVFQDGAQGSGYPVWLVRVVDLCLLCLPVLVLLAGYSTWLRIAQYGLTPSRVLAILLVAVIFAHCVAAVWAVVMPQRQWLWSVRRTNPVIALLTVALLLAIHTPWFSPLKISASNQVARVLSGKTPVDMFDADTLRYRLGQPGEQAFSVLLAQVEQGQVLTQTERQALLKRLKNADTGKGKRAPKEKALEWIGPEVAGSEQFEASDFGKQTCEKPGCVLWAVDLDRDGQSEVLQLPKRGWVRSLDFFKRDAQGKWQLAGTFEVDGNALELIEQIREGKAKVVAPRYQSLLIDGVELSPNPKAQ, encoded by the coding sequence ATGCTAACCCTCAACCGCTCTGTCAAAACCAGCCTGGCCATTGGCCTGATACAGGGCCTGCTGCTCTGGCTGGCAAGTACGCTGACCGACCCTGGGGTCAGGGTTGCCCTGGCCACTGTCGTGCTGGTGGGTGGCATCAACCTGCTGCTGTTGGGTGACAACGTGCGACAGCGCGGCACTGCCTGGCTGGTGGTCGGACTCACGGTGGTCGTGGCGGCAATCAGTACCTGGGTGTTTGTGGACGGCGACAGGCAGCTGTTCAACAACCGCTGGCTGACGGGCAGCTGGACGTTCTTTTCCCTGGTGATTGTTTACGTCTGCACGGTGTTCATCCTCAGCTGGCCAACCCGCGAAGGGCGCTATCCGCGTTATGAAGATTTGTTCCGCCATGCCTGGGACACGGTGTTTATCGTATTGCTGGGCTTGTTGCTGAATGTGGTGTTCTGGGGGCTGCTGCTGTTGTGGGGCAACCTGTTCAAGATGCTCGGGATCGTGGCGCTCAACCGGCTGTTTTCAACCGAGGGGTTTATTTGTGTCAGCTCGGCAATGGTGTTTGCCCTCGGCTTGAACATGGGCCGTGAGAACGACCGGATCATTGGCCTGCTGCGCGGTATTTTGCTGACACTGTGCCGTTTCCTGCTGCCTCTGGGGGCGTTGATTGCGATTGTGTTCACTTTCGCCTTGCCCTTTACCGGGCTGGAGCCCATCTGGAATACCGGCTATTCGACACCCATCATGCTGTGGCTGGTGGCGGTCAATCTGTTTTTGCTCAATGGCGTGTTCCAGGACGGTGCCCAGGGCAGCGGGTACCCGGTCTGGCTGGTGCGTGTGGTCGACCTGTGCCTGCTGTGCTTGCCGGTGCTGGTGCTGCTGGCGGGGTATTCAACGTGGCTGCGCATTGCCCAGTACGGCCTGACACCTTCCCGGGTGTTGGCAATCCTGCTGGTGGCGGTGATTTTTGCCCACTGTGTGGCGGCCGTCTGGGCGGTAGTGATGCCGCAGCGCCAGTGGCTATGGAGTGTGCGTCGCACCAACCCGGTGATTGCGCTGCTGACGGTTGCGCTGTTGCTGGCAATTCATACACCGTGGTTCAGCCCGTTGAAAATCAGCGCCAGCAACCAGGTTGCCCGTGTGCTGAGCGGCAAGACCCCGGTGGATATGTTTGACGCCGATACCTTGCGCTACCGCCTGGGCCAACCCGGTGAGCAGGCGTTCAGCGTGCTGCTGGCGCAAGTGGAGCAAGGGCAGGTACTGACGCAAACCGAGCGTCAGGCCTTGCTCAAGCGGCTCAAGAATGCCGACACCGGTAAAGGCAAACGCGCGCCCAAGGAGAAAGCCCTGGAGTGGATCGGCCCTGAAGTGGCGGGCAGCGAGCAGTTTGAAGCGTCGGACTTTGGCAAGCAGACCTGCGAGAAACCGGGCTGTGTACTGTGGGCGGTTGATCTGGATCGGGATGGGCAAAGCGAGGTGCTGCAGTTGCCCAAGCGGGGCTGGGTGAGGTCGCTGGACTTCTTCAAGCGTGATGCGCAGGGTAAATGGCAGTTGGCGGGTACGTTCGAGGTCGATGGCAATGCGCTGGAGCTGATCGAGCAGATCCGTGAAGGCAAGGCCAAGGTGGTGGCGCCGCGATATCAATCGCTGTTGATCGATGGCGTGGAGCTGAGCCCAAACCCCAAGGCGCAGTAA
- a CDS encoding class I SAM-dependent rRNA methyltransferase: MSLPSLRLKANADRRLRAGHLWVYSNEIDVAATPLNGFKAGDQAVLETAGGKPLGIVAMSPNNLICARLLSRDIKLPLDKSLLVHRLNVALSLRERLFDKPYYRLVYGDSDLMPGLVVDRFGDILVVQLASATMEQHKDDVIAALVQVIKPSGILFKNDSAARDAEGLERYVETVFGLVPEWVSLEENGVKFEAPVIAGQKTGWFYDHRMNRARLAPYVKGKRVLDLYSYIGGWGIQAGAFGASEVFCVDASSFALDGVERNAALNGFAEKVTCMEGDVFEALKELKANEERFDVIVADPPAFIKRKKDLKNGEGAYRRLNEQAMRLLNKDGILVSASCSMHLPEDDLQNILLTSARHLDRNMQLLERGGQGPDHPVHPAIPETRYIKSITCRLLPNS, from the coding sequence ATGTCCCTGCCAAGCCTGCGCCTTAAAGCCAATGCCGATCGACGCCTGCGCGCCGGCCACTTGTGGGTCTACAGCAACGAAATCGATGTAGCCGCCACACCGCTGAACGGTTTTAAGGCCGGCGACCAAGCGGTACTCGAAACCGCCGGCGGCAAGCCGCTGGGCATCGTTGCCATGAGCCCCAACAACCTGATCTGTGCACGCCTGCTGTCGCGCGACATCAAGCTGCCACTGGACAAGTCGCTGCTGGTACACCGCCTCAACGTGGCCCTGTCCCTGCGCGAGCGCCTCTTCGACAAGCCTTACTACCGCCTTGTTTACGGCGATTCCGACCTGATGCCGGGCCTGGTGGTTGACCGTTTCGGCGATATCCTCGTGGTCCAGCTGGCCTCGGCCACTATGGAGCAGCACAAGGACGACGTGATTGCAGCCCTGGTGCAAGTGATCAAGCCAAGCGGCATCCTGTTCAAGAATGACTCGGCTGCGCGTGATGCCGAAGGCCTTGAGCGTTATGTTGAAACCGTCTTCGGCCTGGTGCCGGAGTGGGTGTCACTGGAAGAGAACGGCGTGAAATTCGAAGCCCCGGTGATCGCCGGGCAAAAAACTGGCTGGTTCTACGACCACCGCATGAACCGCGCCCGCCTGGCCCCGTACGTCAAGGGCAAGCGCGTACTGGACCTGTACAGCTACATCGGCGGCTGGGGCATCCAGGCCGGTGCTTTTGGCGCCAGCGAAGTGTTCTGTGTCGACGCCTCATCCTTCGCCCTCGACGGGGTTGAACGCAACGCAGCGCTGAACGGCTTTGCTGAGAAAGTCACCTGCATGGAAGGCGACGTGTTTGAGGCCCTCAAAGAACTGAAGGCCAACGAAGAGCGTTTCGACGTGATCGTGGCTGACCCGCCGGCCTTTATCAAACGCAAGAAAGACCTGAAAAACGGCGAAGGCGCGTACCGCCGCCTGAACGAGCAGGCCATGCGCCTGCTCAACAAGGACGGCATTCTGGTCAGCGCATCGTGCTCGATGCACCTGCCGGAAGACGACCTGCAAAACATCCTGCTGACCAGCGCCCGTCACCTGGACCGCAACATGCAACTGCTGGAACGCGGCGGCCAGGGCCCGGACCACCCGGTACACCCGGCCATCCCGGAAACCCGTTACATCAAGAGCATCACCTGCCGTTTGCTGCCTAACAGCTGA
- the mutM gene encoding bifunctional DNA-formamidopyrimidine glycosylase/DNA-(apurinic or apyrimidinic site) lyase produces MPELPEVETTRRGIAPHLEGQRVSRVIVRERRLRWPIPEDLDVRLSGQRIVLVERRAKYLLINAEVGTLISHLGMSGNLRLVEAGLPAAKHEHVDIELESGLALRYTDPRRFGAMLWSLDPLNHELLVRLGPEPLTDLFDGERLFQLSRKRSMAVKPFIMDNAVVVGVGNIYATEALFAAGIDPRRAAGSISRARYLKLAIEIKRILAAAIERGGTTLRDFIGGDGQPGYFQQELFVYGRGYEPCKVCGTELRDVKLGQRASVFCPRCQT; encoded by the coding sequence ATGCCTGAATTACCTGAAGTCGAAACCACTCGCCGTGGCATCGCCCCGCACCTTGAAGGGCAGCGGGTCAGTCGGGTGATTGTGCGCGAGCGGCGTTTGCGCTGGCCGATCCCTGAGGACCTCGACGTGCGGTTGTCGGGGCAGCGTATCGTGCTGGTGGAGCGCCGGGCCAAGTACCTGTTGATCAATGCTGAAGTCGGGACGCTGATTAGTCACCTGGGCATGTCGGGCAACCTGCGGCTGGTGGAAGCCGGGTTGCCCGCGGCCAAGCATGAGCATGTGGATATCGAGCTGGAGTCCGGGCTGGCCCTGCGCTACACCGACCCGCGCCGATTCGGGGCCATGCTCTGGAGCCTTGACCCGCTGAACCATGAATTGCTGGTGCGCCTGGGCCCGGAACCGCTAACCGACCTGTTTGATGGCGAGCGGCTGTTTCAGCTGTCGCGCAAGCGTTCGATGGCGGTCAAGCCGTTCATCATGGACAACGCCGTGGTGGTGGGGGTGGGCAATATTTACGCGACCGAGGCGCTGTTTGCTGCCGGCATTGATCCGCGTCGCGCTGCCGGGAGCATTTCCCGGGCGCGCTATTTAAAGCTGGCGATTGAGATCAAGCGGATTCTGGCGGCCGCCATCGAGCGCGGCGGCACCACATTGCGCGATTTTATCGGCGGCGACGGCCAGCCCGGTTACTTTCAGCAGGAGCTGTTTGTGTACGGTCGCGGGTATGAACCGTGCAAGGTCTGCGGCACCGAGCTGCGTGACGTCAAGCTGGGCCAGCGCGCCAGTGTGTTCTGCCCGCGTTGCCAAACATAG
- a CDS encoding YfhL family 4Fe-4S dicluster ferredoxin: MSLIITDDCINCDVCEPECPNAAISQGEEIYVIDPNLCTQCVGHYDEPQCQQVCPVDCIPLDEAHPETEEQLMEKYRAITGKA, translated from the coding sequence ATGTCCCTGATCATCACCGACGATTGCATTAACTGCGACGTCTGCGAACCCGAGTGTCCGAACGCTGCCATTTCCCAGGGCGAAGAGATCTATGTGATCGACCCCAACCTGTGCACCCAGTGCGTCGGCCACTACGATGAGCCGCAATGCCAGCAAGTGTGCCCGGTTGACTGCATCCCGCTGGATGAAGCCCACCCGGAAACCGAAGAACAGCTGATGGAAAAGTACCGGGCGATTACCGGGAAGGCCTGA
- the coaD gene encoding pantetheine-phosphate adenylyltransferase — MNRVLYPGTFDPITKGHGDLVERASRLFDHVIIAVAASTKKNPLFPLEQRVELAREVTKHLPNVEVVGFSTLLAHFAKEQNANVFLRGLRAVSDFEYEFQLANMNRQLAPDVESLFLTPSERYSFISSTLVREIAALGGDITKFVHPVVADALTERFRKK; from the coding sequence ATGAACCGAGTGTTGTACCCAGGTACATTCGACCCTATTACCAAGGGCCATGGCGATCTGGTCGAACGCGCTTCGCGCCTGTTTGACCATGTGATCATTGCTGTCGCTGCCAGCACCAAGAAAAACCCGCTATTCCCTCTGGAACAGCGGGTGGAGCTGGCTCGTGAAGTCACCAAACACCTGCCCAATGTCGAGGTGGTCGGTTTCTCGACGCTGCTCGCGCACTTTGCCAAGGAACAGAATGCCAATGTATTCCTGCGTGGCCTGCGTGCCGTGTCGGACTTCGAATACGAGTTTCAGCTGGCGAACATGAACCGCCAACTGGCCCCCGATGTGGAGAGCCTGTTCCTCACGCCGTCGGAGCGTTATTCGTTTATATCGTCGACATTGGTGCGGGAAATCGCGGCATTAGGCGGCGATATCACCAAGTTTGTGCACCCGGTTGTGGCCGATGCCCTGACCGAGCGTTTTCGCAAGAAATAA